From the genome of Pseudomonas yamanorum, one region includes:
- a CDS encoding trypsin-like serine peptidase, producing MPPAIDQELVLLGQSLTFQRSPFGALYDKLAAEHNLKLEKTGGAGARADEFKVLEQLSDAGQSVYHAAFAQAKRLGWLNELCIQLTSVGGLNAANDEAQRVLSLHLQSLVQPLIGFAGNYAMTQGGLTALRRVCRVVVEHAGGTSYGTGFLVGPQAILTAWHVISPLLDAAYNPLEGSARQLKVQFDHVGAAYEILEVKVAEQWLVAGSRCHPTELSPPLPDDFQTNPPAGFDQYLDYAGIRLSKIVGRLRGFYQLDPEHKPHISDTGTQLTLYQHPAGNKMHTAVGHGLKLWPPDHETRLHHTVNALQGSSGGLLVDASYRPVALHQCGMQVGGVSINGAIPTACIAANSGSVLGDVLELDPVWRTLDHTPILGRRGFQSAVQDCMLRDKQIIAVVQKPMTPSSKSTTLEILNAMLRDRAQYSIITFTSSEIGNDPRVFAEEVFRRAGADDPAAPALPAIGEGDTALDAWVRSILFPAFAKRLATGAVPRQLWLVIQDLDINPLAPGPMQHFLEQIYRDISEIPMLRIVLLGSKIVVPGAKQAQLCIDTITPTGRLDVIEYLEFYSTEHKLDLRTEEILRLATVIEASSPLVEDPSVDAVAWFIQNIIHPALRPL from the coding sequence ATGCCGCCAGCGATTGATCAGGAACTGGTGTTGTTGGGACAGAGCCTTACCTTCCAACGCAGCCCCTTTGGCGCGTTGTACGACAAGCTCGCAGCCGAGCACAACCTCAAGCTGGAAAAAACAGGGGGGGCAGGTGCGCGCGCCGACGAGTTTAAAGTACTCGAACAGTTGAGCGACGCGGGGCAATCCGTCTACCACGCGGCCTTTGCCCAAGCCAAACGCCTGGGCTGGCTGAATGAGTTGTGCATTCAATTAACAAGTGTTGGCGGGCTGAATGCGGCCAACGATGAGGCCCAACGCGTGTTGAGCCTTCACCTGCAGTCTTTGGTGCAGCCTCTAATCGGCTTTGCAGGCAACTATGCGATGACACAAGGCGGCCTGACGGCTCTGCGCCGCGTGTGCCGCGTAGTGGTAGAACATGCAGGCGGCACCAGCTACGGCACTGGATTTCTGGTCGGACCTCAGGCCATTCTCACGGCATGGCATGTCATCAGCCCGTTGCTGGATGCGGCCTACAACCCGTTGGAGGGCAGTGCCCGGCAGCTGAAGGTCCAGTTCGATCACGTCGGCGCCGCTTACGAGATATTGGAGGTCAAGGTTGCCGAGCAATGGCTGGTCGCGGGCAGCCGCTGCCACCCAACGGAGTTGTCGCCGCCTCTGCCGGACGATTTTCAAACCAACCCACCGGCAGGGTTCGATCAGTATCTAGATTACGCGGGAATACGGCTAAGCAAAATCGTGGGGCGGCTGCGTGGGTTTTACCAGCTCGATCCAGAACATAAACCGCATATCAGCGACACCGGAACACAATTGACGCTGTATCAACACCCCGCCGGCAATAAAATGCATACCGCTGTCGGGCATGGGCTCAAGCTTTGGCCGCCTGACCACGAAACGCGCTTACACCATACGGTCAACGCATTACAGGGCTCATCGGGTGGGCTGCTCGTAGATGCCAGCTACAGGCCAGTGGCGCTGCACCAATGCGGAATGCAGGTGGGCGGGGTGTCAATCAATGGCGCAATCCCGACCGCGTGCATTGCTGCCAACAGTGGGTCGGTGCTTGGGGATGTATTGGAGCTTGACCCCGTATGGCGCACATTGGACCACACGCCAATCCTTGGGCGCAGGGGGTTTCAAAGCGCAGTGCAGGACTGCATGCTTCGCGATAAACAGATTATTGCCGTAGTACAAAAGCCCATGACGCCGAGCAGCAAAAGCACCACGCTGGAAATCTTGAATGCGATGCTCAGGGATCGCGCGCAATACTCCATCATCACGTTCACGTCCTCGGAAATAGGCAATGACCCCAGGGTGTTTGCTGAAGAGGTGTTCCGCCGTGCGGGGGCGGATGATCCTGCCGCACCAGCGCTTCCAGCCATAGGGGAGGGTGACACCGCACTGGATGCCTGGGTTCGCAGTATTCTTTTTCCAGCGTTTGCCAAAAGGCTGGCCACGGGCGCGGTTCCCCGCCAATTGTGGCTTGTCATCCAGGATCTGGATATCAATCCATTGGCACCTGGACCCATGCAACACTTCCTGGAACAGATTTATCGCGACATATCCGAGATACCCATGCTGCGCATTGTATTGCTCGGATCGAAAATCGTCGTTCCCGGTGCCAAGCAGGCCCAACTCTGCATCGATACCATTACGCCTACTGGTCGGCTTGACGTGATTGAATACCTTGAGTTTTACAGCACCGAACACAAGCTTGATTTGAGGACGGAAGAAATTCTACGTCTGGCTACGGTCATTGAAGCAAGCAGTCCATTGGTTGAAGATCCCTCCGTCGACGCTGTAGCTTGGTTTATCCAAAATATTATCCACCCAGCGTTGAGGCCGTTATGA
- a CDS encoding ATP-binding protein: MSPPIESQQRIAERLADVRALASLLGDFDPKVLVDLDKEPEIARGVLRALAQICDEVVTDQGIRWRMLPDSRRSTLREMARDKVLGKFARKSKAAPTDVLGRFLIQLSANKPVPIKPLSIPELSQLYTAQQFLELIPARQASRTQVLSTLALREFESSLRVALPTDLYGREIELGQLHHYVLRKREISDFNQDKPVYLTGLGGAGKSALLAAFARDLLREKVPVIWFDFDRAAFEQADNDRMTLEFSRQLGFFWPQLSEALARFREQAQEVMGGQYSDDYASNAYSTSSIWSIWRQEMASYLPINKPITLVLDTFEEVLLRGANAHRSVRIWLDSVQQEGQLFGLRPIFSGRVPPNDYRRWNIESMALGDLKPDPAYAMLKCLLQDANIEVEEGLCRRMLGEWGASPLFIRLLAQYLNEEGSVQEAIELLDNQTLKGVPHTLIRGFTYRRILDRLRTDDADLRDLAYMGLILRRVNAELISKVLAKPCKIPVLEGTRADDLFTTLARQVWLVEETEYDGVVRHRSDLRQVMLGLMLPEDLAIAHEVHCEALKYYEEGHDPNLSREEQALEADYHRLFIPAVDLGSLRTSASQLVASLGEELETVPLERRAWLKRQMRYELDEHEFNTLSNDARLEYQSEQLTQTLKSTGTAAVPSHYDDIVRSPDLPSLRGDLPSFIAASFSKADLDVINGLSHEVLDNFFQMIAGGRQSKAYAVDFCETPVWRAALAALCAGEQDKFCDVLKSHLFKARFIEWQRPVRTDRSDGLDIATALRMLMGLCGVNYLPKDYSGTKRPRQRTHSNDELKALLISSQTLGGFPIGFPAPIATGLLCDLTPNFISALDGELSEFKVHDPNLKSLVNAIQRGEGFKLADFQRKASSVGYVELHRRSMKLPGFRQVFRPLYPELYPYIQGVLRDDNAALLEFTYKASLAPIWPAELKNEPFEKALKRDPERWTATLIHFSDRSGLFYDLLYFMAKVAPSNSVREALKLFEAYDKAVMGLESFEANRHGAWLRI; the protein is encoded by the coding sequence ATGAGCCCGCCAATCGAGAGCCAACAACGTATCGCCGAGCGGCTGGCAGATGTGCGGGCGCTTGCTTCCTTGCTCGGCGACTTCGACCCCAAAGTATTGGTCGACCTGGACAAGGAGCCTGAGATCGCCCGCGGCGTGCTGCGCGCATTGGCTCAAATATGCGACGAAGTGGTGACTGATCAAGGGATCCGCTGGCGAATGCTGCCCGACAGTCGGCGCAGTACCTTGCGTGAAATGGCAAGAGATAAGGTGCTGGGCAAGTTCGCCCGCAAGTCAAAAGCCGCTCCCACAGACGTGCTGGGCCGATTTCTGATTCAGCTCAGCGCGAACAAACCGGTCCCTATCAAGCCGCTCTCCATCCCTGAGCTGAGTCAACTGTATACGGCTCAGCAATTTCTAGAGTTAATCCCCGCTCGCCAAGCTTCCCGCACTCAAGTCCTCAGTACATTGGCCTTGCGCGAATTTGAGTCTTCACTGCGCGTTGCTTTGCCTACGGATTTATACGGCCGCGAGATTGAGCTTGGTCAACTGCATCACTATGTGCTCCGTAAACGTGAAATCAGTGATTTCAACCAAGACAAGCCGGTCTATCTGACTGGGCTAGGTGGCGCAGGTAAATCCGCCCTGCTGGCGGCATTTGCGCGTGACTTACTACGCGAAAAGGTACCGGTAATCTGGTTCGACTTCGACCGGGCAGCCTTTGAACAAGCTGACAACGACCGCATGACACTGGAATTCAGCCGCCAGCTTGGATTTTTCTGGCCGCAGTTGAGCGAAGCTCTCGCCAGGTTCCGTGAGCAAGCTCAGGAGGTAATGGGTGGGCAGTATTCGGATGACTACGCGAGTAATGCGTATTCCACGAGCAGCATATGGTCCATCTGGCGCCAGGAAATGGCATCCTACTTGCCGATAAATAAGCCCATAACGCTGGTTCTGGACACCTTCGAAGAAGTGCTATTACGCGGTGCAAACGCACACCGTAGCGTTCGCATCTGGCTCGACAGCGTCCAACAGGAAGGCCAACTATTTGGGCTGCGGCCGATATTTAGCGGCCGGGTGCCGCCTAATGATTATCGTCGATGGAATATCGAGTCCATGGCCCTGGGAGACCTGAAGCCAGACCCAGCCTACGCCATGCTTAAGTGCCTGCTGCAAGATGCAAACATTGAGGTGGAGGAGGGGTTGTGCCGCCGAATGCTTGGAGAATGGGGCGCCAGCCCACTGTTTATCCGTCTTTTGGCTCAGTACCTTAACGAAGAAGGCAGTGTGCAGGAAGCCATCGAGCTGCTGGATAACCAGACGCTCAAAGGCGTGCCGCATACACTGATCCGTGGTTTCACATACCGACGAATCCTGGACCGCTTGCGTACCGACGACGCGGACTTGCGTGACCTTGCGTACATGGGGCTTATTCTGCGTCGGGTCAATGCCGAGCTGATCAGTAAAGTCTTGGCAAAGCCTTGCAAAATTCCTGTACTGGAGGGAACGCGAGCAGATGATTTATTCACCACGCTGGCTCGCCAAGTATGGCTGGTGGAGGAAACAGAGTACGACGGCGTAGTGCGTCATCGTAGCGATTTGCGACAGGTGATGCTGGGGCTCATGCTACCGGAAGACCTCGCCATCGCGCATGAGGTTCACTGTGAAGCGCTGAAATATTACGAAGAGGGGCATGACCCTAACCTTAGTCGCGAAGAGCAAGCGCTTGAGGCGGATTATCACCGGCTGTTCATCCCTGCGGTGGATCTTGGCTCATTGCGTACTAGCGCCTCACAGTTAGTCGCATCACTGGGTGAAGAGCTGGAAACTGTGCCACTTGAACGGAGAGCGTGGCTCAAAAGACAGATGAGGTACGAACTCGATGAACACGAGTTCAACACTCTTTCTAATGACGCTCGCCTCGAGTATCAAAGCGAGCAGCTTACCCAGACGCTCAAAAGTACAGGTACTGCTGCGGTACCTTCGCACTACGATGACATAGTCCGCTCGCCCGATCTGCCATCCCTGCGCGGTGATTTGCCGAGTTTTATTGCGGCTAGTTTTAGCAAAGCGGACTTGGATGTCATCAACGGCCTGAGTCATGAGGTGCTAGATAATTTTTTCCAGATGATCGCTGGCGGGAGGCAATCCAAGGCGTACGCCGTAGACTTTTGTGAAACGCCGGTTTGGCGAGCCGCGCTGGCGGCGCTGTGCGCCGGCGAACAGGATAAGTTCTGTGACGTACTCAAAAGTCATCTATTCAAGGCACGTTTCATTGAGTGGCAACGCCCGGTTCGAACGGACCGTAGCGACGGATTGGATATAGCCACGGCATTGCGCATGTTGATGGGCCTGTGCGGGGTAAACTATTTGCCTAAGGATTACTCCGGCACTAAACGCCCGCGTCAGCGCACTCACAGCAACGATGAACTTAAAGCCCTGCTCATTTCATCACAGACACTTGGGGGTTTCCCTATTGGTTTCCCGGCGCCCATCGCCACCGGGCTCTTGTGCGACCTGACCCCGAATTTCATCAGTGCCCTGGATGGTGAGTTGTCGGAGTTCAAGGTGCATGACCCCAACCTGAAGAGTTTGGTAAACGCAATTCAGCGCGGGGAGGGCTTTAAATTGGCGGACTTTCAGCGTAAGGCTTCATCAGTCGGATACGTAGAGTTGCACCGTCGCTCGATGAAGCTCCCGGGGTTCAGGCAGGTATTTCGACCCCTTTACCCCGAACTCTATCCTTACATTCAGGGGGTGCTACGTGACGACAACGCAGCACTGCTGGAGTTTACGTACAAAGCAAGCCTGGCACCGATATGGCCAGCCGAGCTGAAAAATGAACCGTTCGAAAAAGCACTTAAACGCGACCCGGAACGCTGGACAGCCACTCTGATTCACTTCTCCGATCGCAGTGGGCTGTTCTATGACTTGCTGTACTTCATGGCAAAGGTGGCGCCAAGCAATTCCGTTCGTGAGGCGCTGAAATTATTTGAGGCTTACGATAAAGCGGTAATGGGCCTTGAGTCTTTCGAGGCGAATCGTCATGGAGCGTGGCTCAGAATTTAG